Part of the Anaeromyxobacter diazotrophicus genome, CAGGCCGGGACGCGCGTCACCCCGGCGGACCAGCTCCCGGCGCTCGATCGCGACCTGCTCTTCCTCTCCGTGAAGCTGGCCTTCCTGGAGCGCGCGCTCGCCGGGGGGCGGCGGGTGGCGCTGGTCGACGACGTGTTCGCGCCGCTGCCGGAGGCGGCGCGCCGGCTGGCGGGCCGGCTGCTCAAGCAGCTGGCGCGGCCGGGGCAGCTCCTGCACGCCACGAACGACCCGGCCTGCCGCGAGGCGGCCGACCACGTGGCGCAGGCGGCGCCGTGACGGCGCGGCCCCGGGGCGCCGCCCCGGCGGAGCGCGGCGCCCGCGGGCGCGAGGCCGAGGCGCTCGCGGCCGCCTTCCTGGAGGGGCAGGGCTACCGCGTGCTGGCGAGGAACCACGCCACCCGCCGCGGCGAGGTCGACCTCGTCTGCCGCGAGGGCGCGACCCTCTGCTTCGTCGAGGTCCGCAGCCGGACCCGGGGCGACTACGGCCCGCCCGAGGAGTCGGTGACGGTGGCCAAGGCGCGCCGGGTGGTGGGCGCGGCCACCGACTGGGCGCTGCGCCACGGCGGGCTCTCGCAGCCCATGCGCTTCGACGTGGTGGCGGTCGACCTCTCCGGCCCCGCCCCGCGCTGCACGCTCTTCCGTGGCGCCTTCGACGCCGACGGGCGGTGGACGTGAGCGAGCCCTCCGCCGGGCGCGGCACGCTGTACGTGGTGGCGACGCCCATCGGCAACCTGGGCGACCTCACCCCCCGCGCCGCCGAGGTGCTGCGCCGCGTCCGCGCGGTGGCCGCCGAGGACACCCGGCGGACGCTGCAGCTCTTCGCCCACCTGGGCGCGCCCGCGCCGCAGCTCCTCGCGCTGCCCGCCTTCGACGAGCGCGGGCGGCTCGGGCCGGTGCTGGCGCGGCTGGCCGCGGGCGAGGAGGTGGCCCTCTGCACCGACGCGGGCACCCCCGGCGTGTCCGACCCCGGCCAGCAGCTCGTGGCCGCCGCCTGGGAGGCGGGCGCGCGGGTGGTGCCGCTCCCCGGCCCGTGCGCCGCGGTGACGGCGCTGGTGGCCTCGGGGCTCCCCTCCGACCGCTTCTTCGTGCAGGGCTTCCTCCCGCGCAAGGGCGGCGGCCGGGCGGAGGCGCTGGCGCTCCTGCGCCAGCTCCCGGCCACGCTCGTGATCTACGAGGCCGGCAACCGCACCCCGGAGACGCTCTCCGACCTGGCGGCGGCGCTGGGCGACCGGCCGGCGGCGGTGGCGCGCGAGCTGACCAAGCTCCACGAGGAGCTCGCGCGCGGCACGCTGCGCGAGCTGGCGGAGCGGTTCGCGGCCGGCGCCCGGGGCGAGGTGACGCTGGTGGTGGCGGGCGCCGCCCAGGGGACGCCGGCGGAGGAACCCGCGCCCGAGCCACTGGAGGACGCGCTGCGCCGCCGGATGGCGGCCGGCGAGGCGCCGAGCGCGATCGCACGCGAGGTGGCGAAGGCGCGCGGCCTGAAGCGCGCCGACGTCTACGCGGCGCTGGAGCGCCTCAAGGGCCGGTAGGCTCGCGGACGCGGTCGCGGTCGCGGTCGCGGTCGAAGGTCGCGGTCGCGGTCGAAGGTCGCGGTCGAAGGTCGCGGTCGCGGTCGAAGGTCGACGAGGTCGCCCCCGCCCCTCACTCCTCCCCTTCGCCCCCCCGCAGCCCCAGCTCCTTCATCTTCACCTGCAGCGACTTGCGGCTGATCTGGAGCCGCTTCGCCGCGCGCGTGACGTTCCCGCCCGTCTCCTCCAGCGCCCGGCCGATGAGCTCCTTCTCCAGCTCCGCCTGCGCCTGGCGCACGATCTCCTTCATCGAGGCGCCGCTCGGGGCGGCGATGGCGCCGAGCGGGCCGACCGCGGCGATGGGGGTGGCCGCCCCGGGCGTGCGCTCGCGCAGCGCGTCCGGCAGCGAGGCGCCCTCGATGACCGGGCCGTCGGCGAACAGCACCGAGCGCTCCATCAGGTTCTCGAGCTCGCGGATGTTGCCGGGCCACCCGTAGGCGAGCAGCGTCTGCAGGGCCTCGTCGTCGACCCGCTCCACCTTCTTGCCGAGCCGCTGGTCGTACTTCGCGATGAAGTGCTCGACCAGGAGCGGGATGTCGTCCTTGCGATCGCGCAGCGGCGGGAGCCCGACCGGCACCACCGCCAGGCGGTAGTACAGGTCCTCCCGGAACCGGCCGTCGGCGATGAGCGCCTTGAGGTCGCGGTTGGTGGCCGCGATGAGCCGCACGTCCACCTTCAGCGTCCGGATGCCGCCCACGCGCTCGAACTCGGACTCCTGCAGCGCGCGGAGGAGCTTCACCTGCATCTCGACCGGGATCTCCCCGATCTCGTCCAGGAAGAGCGTGCCGCCGTCGGCGAGCTCGAAGCGGCCCGGCTTGGAGCCGACCGCGCCGGTGAAGGCGCCCTTCTCGTAGCCGAAGAGCTCGCTCTCGACGAGGTCCTTGGGGATGGCGGCGCAGTTCACCTTGATGAGGGGCTTGTCGCGGCGGGAGGAGCGCCGGTGGATCTCGCGGGCCACCAGCTCCTTTCCGGTGCCGCTCTCGCCGGTGATGAGCACGGTCGAGGGCGAGTCGGCCACCTTGGCCACGATCTCGTACACCTGGCGCATCGAGGGCGAGGCGCCCACCAGCGGCGCCGCGGCCGCGTGCACGTTCTGGCGCTCGAGCTCGTGGGCCCGGGCCGCCTTGGCGATGACCTTCTTCAGCTCCTCCTGCTCGAAGGGCTTGGTGATGTAGTCGAACGCGCCCGCCTTGAGCGCCTGGACGGCGCTGTCCACCGTGCCGTGGGCGGTGATCATGATGACCGGGACGTCCGGGAACTCGGCCTGCGCCCGCTCCAGCAGGACGAGCCCGCTCATCCGCGGCATGACGAGGTCGGTCACCACCACGTGGACCGGCGTCTTCTGCAGCACGGCCAGCGCCTGCTCGCCGTCGGCGGCGGTGGTGACCTCGTACCCCTCCCGCTTCAGCATGGCCGCCAGCACCCGGCGGATGTTGAGCTCGTCGTCGACGATGAGGACGTGGGGCACGGGGCGTGATTACCACGGGGTGACGCGAAAGGGCAGCGGCGGGGTTGGTGTGGCTGCAGGCCCCGCTACACCGACTTGGGAGCGGGCCGGCGCCGGCGTCGCCGCCGCACGCGCCGCTCCGGCTTGGGCGCGGGCGTGGACGTGGACGGCTCGGTCTTCTCGGGCCGGCCCTCCCAGAGCGCGGGCAGCGCGATCACGAACTCCGCGCCCTCGCCCGCCGCCGAGCGCACGCCGATGGTCCCGCCGTGCGACTTCACGATGCGCTGGCAGATGGCGAGGCCGAGCCCGGTGCCCTTCTCCTTCGTGGTGTAGAACGGCACGAAGATGTGGTCGCGCGCCTCCTCGGGGATGCCGGGCCCGGTGTCGCGGAACCGCACCTCCACCAGGTCGCTCCGCCGCGGGGTGTCGCGCCAGAGCGCGACCTCGTCGCGGGCCAGCCGGGTGGAGATGCGCAGCTCGCCCCCGTGCGGCATCGCCTGCACCGCGTTGAGGGCGAGGTTGAGGAACACCTGCCGCAGCTGCTCCGGATCGCACGACACGCGCGGCAGCTCGGGCGCGAGCTCGACGGCGAGCTTCACCGCCGGCGGCAGGTCGGCCTGGAGCAGCGCCAGGGTCCGGCCCAGCACCTCGTTCACGTCGCCGGGGGCGAGCGCGGCGCGCGCCGGGCGCGAGTAGTCGAGGAACTGCGTCACCACCGCGTTGAGCCGCTTCACCTCGTCGGCGATGATGCCGAGGAACTCGCTCGCGCCCTCGGCCAGCGGCTCGCCCGGCCTGGGCGCGCCCTGCGGCAGGAGCAGCTGGATGGCGCCCTGGATGGCGGCGAGCGGGTTGCGGATCTCGTGCGCCAGGCCGGCCGCCATCTCGCCCAGCGCCGCCAGGCGGTCGCGCTCCTTCATCTGCTGGTACAGCTTGGAGTTCTCGATGACGAGGGCGGCCCGGTCGGACACCTCGATGAGGGCGGCGATCTCGTTCGAGGCGAAGGCCTCCGGCACCCGCTCGTCCCAGCAGGCGAGGAACCCGACCACGCGATCGCTGGCGGTGAGCGGCATGGCGATGCCGGCGCGCATGGTGGCCATCGCCCCCTTGGCGTCGCCGAGCCGCTTCAGCTCCTCCGCCACCGCCGCCGGGGCGCCGCGCCCCTCCGCGTCGGTCGGCCCCGGCGGGAGGTAGGCGCGCAGCTCGGCGAGCCGGCGCTCGATGTTCTCGAGGAGGATCGCCTTCTGCCCGCTGCCGGCGGCGCCGAGCAGGGCCCGCGCCACCGCCGGCTCGAGGAACGGCGCCGGGGGCGGGCCGCGGCTGTCGAGGAGCCGGAAGCCGGGGCGGTCCTCCGCGAACAGCCACAGGGAGGCGTGGGTCACCCGCCGGGTCTCGGCCAGGCCGTCGAGCAGCACGGTCGCGAGGCGCGGCGGGTCGATGACGGTGGCGATCCGGTCCCGCAGCTGCTCGAGGTGCCGCACCAGCTCGTACCGCTCGCGGAACAGCGTCACGATCACCCACTCCTCGACCTTCTCCCGCAGCGGCTCGAAGAGCGAGAGGATGACGAAGGAGGCGACGAGGGTGTTGAAGTAGAAGAGCTCGGGCCGGTTGCCGACCCAGGAGACGAGCCCGCCGTAGATCGCGACCAGCACCAGGCCGAGCGCGGTCACCACCACGATCTTCCCCAGGAACTCGTGCAGGTCGAGCAGCCGGTGCCGCAGGAGCGTCTGCGACAGGAAGAACATGAAGACGGTGAGCGTGATGGCGCCGAGCCCCTCGAGCGGGTAGGGCAGGCCGAAGCGGGGCAGGACGTCGAGGGTGGAGAGGGCGACCGCGACGCACGCGCCGATGAAGAGGTACAGGAGGCGGGCCCGCTCCACCCGCGTCGGGGCGCCGTGGAGGCGGTTCCACAGGACGGTCAGCACCGCCATCATCCCGCCGACCACGTAGAGCGTGACGGCGAGCTTCGCGACGGCGACGTGGACGAGCGGCGACGCCGCCACCACCAGGCCCGAGACCGAGCCCGCCAGCATCGCGTTGCGCGCGCGGCGGGCGGGCCGCCGCGCCACGCCCAGGAACTCGAGGAAGAAGGCGAGCCCGGTGGTCGGGAGCAGCGCCCCCATCACCACCGCCACCCGCTCCCAGCCGTCGTAGCCGAGCTCGGCGCCCGGCCAGCGGTGGAAGAAGTCGGCCAGCGAGTAGAGGCCGAGGTTGGCCGCGAAGAGCGCGAACAGGGTGAAGACCCGCGGGCGGTTGTCGCGCAGCAGGGCCGCGCCGGCCAGGGCCAGGGTCACGATCGCCGCGAGGAGCGAGGCCTGGGTGCGGATGTCCACGGACCCCGATCCTAACCGCGATCGGGGGAGCGGCGCGACGCGTGAAATGACGAGCGCCCGCCGGCTGTTCCCGGGCTGCAGCGCCCCGCGGCCGGGAAGCCGGACGCACCCTTGACCACCTGGCGAACCCGGCGCACCGTGCCCGACCGATGACGACGCTCGTACTCAGCCTGCTGCTCGCAACGACCGCGAATCCGACCGCGACCGCGACCGCGACCCCGACCGCGACCGCGACCCCGACCGCGACCGCGACCGCGACCGCGACCCCGACCGCGACCGTGGCGACGACGAACGCGGCCGCGGTCCCGAAGGCGGCCTCGACCCCGGCTGCGGTGGGGCCGGCGCCGTTCACCGAGGCCGACGCGGCGCCGCTCTTCGCGGCCGGGCCGCTGGCGAAGGCGCGCGCCGACCTCGACGCGGGGCGCTTCGACGCGGCCGCGAAGGGGTTCGAGCGCGCCACCGCGCCGGAGGCGCGCTACCTGCGTGCGGCGGCGCTCGTCCAGGGGCACCGCGGGGCGGAGGCGCTGAAGGCGCTCGACGGGCTCGAGGAGAAGCTCCCGGAGGTCGCCGACCGCGTCGCCTTCTGGCGGGCGCGCGCCCGCGAGGCGGCGGGCGCGCCGCGCGCGGCCGCGGCCGACTACGCCGCGGTGGGGGAGGGCTCGCTCCTGTGGGCCGAGGCGCAGCTCGCCCGCGCCCGCGCGCTGCACGCCGCCGGCGACCGCGCCGCCGCGCTCGACGCGCTCGCGCCCATCCTCTCCCTCCCCGCGCCGGACGAGGTCACGAAGGGCGACTTCGCGGCCGAGGCGCTGCTCCTCGACGGGCGGCTGCGCGCGGCCGGGAAGACCTCGGCCGAGCTGGCCTGGGCGCGGCGCGCCTACGTCGACTGCTGGGCGGGCCACCCGCTCGCGGGCGAGGCCGCCACCTGCCTCGCCGAGCTGCGGCGCCTGCCGAAGCCGGCCGGGGCTCCTCCCGCGACCGAGGACGCGCTCCGCCGCGCGGAGGCGCTGCTCGACGCCAACCGGAACGCGCCGGCGCTGGCGGAGCTGCAGAAGCTCGTGCCCGGCCTGCCCGGCCCCGGCCCCGGGGAGCCGGTCGCGTGCCGCGCGCGCTTCGCGCTCGGCAAGGCGTACCGCAAGGAGCGCCAGCACACGAAGGCGATCGAGATCCTGAAGCCGGTGGTCGAGCGCTGCGAGGATCCGCAGCTCCGGGTCCGCGCCGTCTACGTCCTCGCCAGCGCCGCCTCCATCGCGGCGCCCGAGGAGGGCGTCACCTGGTACCGCGTGCTGGCGCGCGACTACCCGGCCCACCCGTTCGCCGACGACGCGCTCTTCTACGCCGCCGACCTGCTCGCCCGCGCCGGCCACACCGACGAGGCGCTGGCCGCGCTGGCCGACCTGTCGGAGCGCTACCCCAAGGGCGACTTCCGGGCCGAGGCGCTCTTCCGCATCGCCTGGATCGAGCGGCAGGCGGGCCACGCCGCGGGCGCGCTCGCCTCGCTGGCGCGGATCGAGCGCGACTACGAGGCGAGCGATCCGTACGAGCACGCCCGGGCCGTCTACTGGCGCGCGCGCCTCCTGTGGGACCGCGCCGCCGACGGCGACCGCGAGGCGGCGCTGGAGGCGTGGCGCGCGCTCGCCGGGCGCTACCCGGCCGACTACTACGGCCTCCTGGCGCGGGCGCGGGTGGAGGAGGCGAAGCCCGGCTCCGCGCCGCCGTGGGTGCGGGTGGAGGCGGCCGCGGAGGAGGGCCTGCGCTACCAGCCCGGCCCGCTCGCGCGCGACCGCCACTTCCGGGCCGGCGTGCTGCTGCTGCGCCTGGGGCTCTCGCGCGCGGCGGCGGAGGAGCTGGGCGCCGTGGACCGGAAGGCGCTCTCCCAGGGCGAGCCGCTCCTGCTGGTGGCGGAGCTGCTCGACCGCGCCGGCGACCACAAGGCCTCGCACCACCTCATCCGCTCGCTGGGCCGGGCGGCGCTCCGGCAGAAGCCCGAGGGCGCGGCGTTGCGCGTGTGGCGGGTCGCGTACCCGCCCGCCTACCGCCAGGAGGTGGAGCGGTGGGCGCCGCCGAACGGCGTCCCCCCCGACCTCCTGCTCGCGCTCATGCGCGAGGAGAGCGGGCTCGACCCGACGGTCATCTCGGGCGCCGGCGCGGTGGGCCTCACCCAGCTCATGCTCCCCACCGCCCAGGGCGTGGCGAAGCGGCTCAAGCTGGGGCGAGTGCGGCAGGCGGACCTCATGAGGCCGCCGCTGGCGATCCGCATCGGGGCCACGTACTTCGGGGGCCTCCTGCGGCGCTACGACGGCTCGGAGGCGCTGGCGCTCGCCGCGTACAACGTCGGCGACGGCCCGGTGAAGCGCTGGCTCGAGCAGCGCGGGACGCTGCCGCTCGACGCGTTCGTCGAGGAGATCCCGGTGCAGGAGACGCGGGGGTACGTGAAGCGCGTCCTCCGCTCGTACGCCGCGTACCGGTTCCTCTACGGCGGCCGCGACGGGAAGCCGGTCCACCTGGCGCAGCCGCTGCCGAAGCTCGCGCAGGGAAGCCCGTGAGGGCTCGCTCGCCGCGCGCGGGTGACGCCCCTGGCAGGGGCGCCGCTCGCGGAGCCGCCGTGCGAGCCGGCTCGGGCGTGACTACGATCTCGCCAAGATGCTCGAGACCGGCGTCCTCGTCCTGAACCGGGTCTACCAGCCGGTCCACATCACCTCGGTCCGGCGGGCCTTCTCGCTGCTCTACCAGGGCGCGGCCAAGGCCATCGACGAGGAGTTCCAGCTCTTCGACTTCGACAGCTGGCGGGCGCTCGCGGTGGCGGTGCACCAGGACGCGGTGGGCACCGTGGGCCGGCGCATCCGCGTGCCGCGGGTCATCGTGCTCATGGCCTACGAGCGGATGCCGAAGACGCGCATCCGCTTCTCGCGCTTCAACATCTACGCCCGCGACGAGAACACCTGCCAGTACTGCGGCGCGCGCCTGCCGCGGGCGGAGCTCAACCTCGACCACGTCGTGCCGCGCTCCCGCGGCGGCGCCACGAGCTGGGACAACGTGGTGTGCTCGTGTGTGCCGTGCAACCTGCGCAAGGGCGGGCGGACGCCCGAGGAGGCGCACATGCGGCTCCTCCGGCACCCGGCCCGGCCGCGCTGGACCCCGATCTTCCGCTCCGCGGCGCGGCGCGCCTTCTACCGCGAGTGGCGGCCGTTCCTCTCGCTCGCGGACGCCGCCTACTGGAACGCCGAGCTGCTCGCGCATTGAGCGGGGCAGGGGGCGGGCCTCCCCGCCGGCGCGGGTGGGACTCCGGCGCCGCGCGCGCAGGTCCTCCCACCGCCGCGGGTGCGCCCGGCACCTTCCTTGGGAAAGCGGCGGCGCTCGGCTAGGATCGCGGCCCGTGGCGGATGCGCGACCCCTGCAGCTCGTGCCCGCGGACCCCCCCGGCCCGCGGCGCCCGGCCGTGCGCGCGCTGCGCCGGCCCGCGCGCGTGGTGAGCGTCGGCGGCGGCAAGGGCGGGATCGGCAAGAGCCTCGTCGCCGCGAACCTCGCCATCGCGCTCGCCCGCCGCGGCGAGCGCGTGGTGCTCGTGGACGCGGACCTGGCCGGCGCCAACCTGCACACCTGCCTCGGGCTCGAGCTGCCGCGGCGGGGCCTGGCCGACGTGATGGAGCGGCGCGCCGAGCTGGCCGAGGTGGCGGTGCCGACCGGCGTCGAGAACCTGGGGCTGGTGGCGGGGGCGATGGACCACCCCGACGCCGCGAACCCGAAGCTGTCGCAGAAGGCGCGGCTGGTGAAGCAGCTGCAGGCCCTCGACGCCGACCGGGTGGTCATCGACCTCGGCGCGGGGACCCACCTGCACGTGCTCGATCTCTTCCTCGTCTCCGAGCACGGCCTGCTGGTGCTGGTCCCGGAGCCGAGCGCGGTCGAGAACGTCTACCGCTTCGTGAAGGCGGCCTTCTGGCGGCGCGTCCGCCACGCCGTCTCGGCCCACGGCTGCGAGGCGCAGCTCCGGGCCGTCATCGGCGCGGGGACCTTCCGGAGCCCGGCCGAGATCCTGGGCGCGCTCTCGGCGCGCCACCCGCAGTCGGGCGCGGTGCTCGCCCGCGAGCTCGCCGCCTTCCGACCTCGCCTGGTGGTGAACCAGGCCCGCACGCCGCAGGACGAGCAGGTCGGGCAGGCGGTGGTCGGCGCCTGGCGGAAGTTCTTCGGGCTCCGGATGGACTACCTGGGCCACGTGCCGCACGACTCCGAGATGTGGCGCGCCATGCGGGCGCGCCGGCCGCTCCTGGTGCACGCGCCCGAGGCCGCCGCCGCCCAGAGCTTCGCCCAGCTCGCGGAGGGCCTGGCCGCCCTGGAGACCGCCGAGATCGCCAGCGGGAGAGCCACGTGAAGCCGCTCGCCGAGCAGAACCTGTACGAGCTCCTGGAGCTGCCGCCCGACGCGCGCGAGGACGACATCGTGAAGGCGTGGGACCGGCTGAACGCGCTCTGCGCGCCCGGGTCGCTCGCCACGTACACGCTGGTGGCGCAGGAGGACGCGGCCCTGCTCGGGCGCCGCCTCGAGGAGGCCCTCACCGTCCTGCTCGACCCCGTGGCGCGGGAGCGCTACGACGCGAGCCTCTCGCTCACCCCCGCGCCGCGCGCCGCCAGCAGCGCCGAGGCGTCCGTCTCCGGGCCGGAGTCGCCCTCGCGGCCGCGGCCGGTCCCGGAGGTCCACCGGCCGCGCGCCCTGCCGCCCATCATCCCGCCGCTGCGCGAGGTCCCGACGCCGAGCGCGCCGGCCACGCCCATCGCCCTCGAGCGGGTGTCGGCCTCGGCGGAGGCGCCGGCCCCCGCGGAAGCGCCGGCCGCCGGGCCCGCGGCCGCCGCGGCGCCCATCCCGCTCGTGACGCCGCTCCCCTGCACCCCGCCGTTCGCGGCGGTGACGCCCCTCCCGGCCACCTTGCCGGCGGTGCCGCCCCCGGCCGCGGCGCCGCTCGCGGCCGCCGGCCCCGAGCCGCTCCTCGGCGAGCCCGGCCGCTACACCGGCGACGCGCTGCGCCGCGCGCGGGAGGCGCGCGGGATCACGCTCCCGCAGCTCTGCGAGCGCACCAAGATCACGCGCCATCACCTCGAGAACCTGGAGGCCGATCGCTACGAGCGGCTGCCCGCCGCCGTCTACCTGCGCGGCATGCTGATGGCGCTCTCGAAGGAGCTGCGGCTGGACGGGCAGAAGGTGGCGCGCAGCTACCTCGACGCGATGGCGGCCGCCGCTCCGCCGGCCCCGCCGCCGCCCCCGCGCGCCACCCAGCGTTGACCCTCCCGGGGCTCTGGCCTACGATCCGCGCATGCCGCTCATCGAGACGCCCGAGCAAGCGATCCGCCTCGCCCGCGCCATCTGCTCCGACGTGTCGCTCTACAACGAGGAGAAGATCGTCCGCGGCATCGAGCAGGACACCTTCTTCGACGCGCTCCGGGACGAGCTGGAGGAGGGCCGGGAGCTGTACCGCTCGCGGGTCTCGCCCGAGCTCTACGCCCGCACGAACTTCTACGATCGGGCCATCGTCGACGTCATCCTGCGCTCCAAGCGGCACGTGAAGTCGCGCATCTGGTGACGGCGGCGGCGTGCCCGAGACGCGCTCGCTCCTCGCCCCGGCGGCGCTGGCCGGCCTCCGCCTCGACGTCGCCCTCACCCGGCTCGCGCCGGACCTGACGCGCGCCCGCGCCCAGCGGCTGCTGGAGGGGGGGCACGTGCTCGTGGACGGGCGCGCGCCCAAGGCGGCGGCGCGGCTGCGCGGCGGCGAGCGGCTCGTGCTGACGCTCCCGGATCCGGAGCCGTCCGGCCTCGTGGCGCAGGACCTGCCGCTCCAGGTGCTGTTCGAGGACGACGACCTGCTCGTCCTCGACAAGGCGGCCGGCATGGTGGTCCACCCGGCCCGCGGCTCGCCACACTCGACGGTCGTGAACGCGCTGCTATACCGGCTCGGCTCCGGCGGCCCCGGCGACCGGCTCGGCCTCGTGCACCGGCTCGACAAGGAGACCTCGGGCTGCCTGGTGGTGGCGAAGCGCGAGGAGGCGCTGGCGGCGCTGCAGGCCGCGTTCAAGCGGCGCGAGGTGGAGAAGCGCTACCTCGCGCTGGTCCACGGGGCGATCGCGGCGGAGGGGCGCCTCGACACGCCCTACGGCCGCCATCCGCGCGACCGGACCCGCTACACCTCGCGGCTGGCGGAGAGCTCCCGGCGGGCGATCACCGCCTGGCGCGTCCGCGAGGCGTTCCCCGGGGCGGCGCTGGTCGAGGTCGAGCTCCACACCGGCCGCACGCACCAGATCCGGGTGCACCTCTCCGAGGCCGGCCACCCGCTCCTCGCCGACGCGGCGTACGGCGGCACGCGGCGCGAGGCGCGGCTCGCCGCCGAGGATCCGGTGCGGCGGGCGGCGGCGGCCGTGGGGCGCCAGGCGCTGCACGCCTGGCGGCTCGCCTTCCCGCACCCGCGCACGGGAGAGCAGGTCGCCTTCGAGGCGCCGCTGCCGCGGGACTTCGAGGCGGCGCTGGCGGTGCTCAGGGCCCCCGCTTCACCGCGCTGAAGCGCCGGAACAGCCCCCGGGTGCGCCGGCCCTCCTGCTCGAGCCGGAAGCCGGCCGCCTCCACCGCCGCCTCCGTGTCGCGGTTCGGGCGGCAGCCGCCGCTCACGTGCGTCCAGGCGGGCTGGACCGCGTCCTGCAGCCGCGCCTGCCAGCCGCGCGCGCGGACGTGCTCCACCGCGCGCAGCGCGCCGCCGGGCGCGAGCACCCGGCGGACCTCGGCCAGCGCGCGGGGCGGGTCGTCCACGCTGCACAGCACGAGCGCGGCCACCACGGACTCGAAGGCGCCGTCGCGGAAGGGCAGGGCCTCGGCGCGCGCCTGGACGAGCGGCACGCCGGGGGCGCGCCGCCGGGCGCGGGCCAGGTTCTGCGGGTGGGGGTCCACCGCCACGAGCGCCGCGCCGGGCGGGTACCGCGGCAGGTTGCGCCCGGTCCCGCAGCCGAGCTCGAGCACCCGCCCGCGCGCGCCGCCGGCGAGCCAGTCGCGCCAGCGCGCCAGCCAGCGCCGATCGGCGAGCGCCATGCCGGCGTCGTACAGCCAGGGGATCTGCTCCAGGCCGCGCATGGTCAGTCGAGGTAGCCCTGCGCCTGCAGCCGGAAGAGGTGCGCGTACCGGCCGTCCTTCTCCAGCAGCTCGCGGTGGCTGCCCAGCTCGACGATCCGGCCGCCGTGGAGCACCGCGATCCGGTCGGCCATGGTGCGCACGGTCGAGAACCGGTGGGAGATGACGATGGCGGTCCGGTCGGCGGCCAGCGCGCGGAAGCGCTCGAACAGCTCGTGCTCCGCCTCGGCGTCGATGGCGGCGGTGGGCTCGTCCAGGATGAGCACCTCCGGCCGCTCGCGCATGAAGCCGCGCGCGACCGCCAGCTTCTGCCACTGGCCGGCCGAGAGCTCCTG contains:
- a CDS encoding HNH endonuclease, which produces MLETGVLVLNRVYQPVHITSVRRAFSLLYQGAAKAIDEEFQLFDFDSWRALAVAVHQDAVGTVGRRIRVPRVIVLMAYERMPKTRIRFSRFNIYARDENTCQYCGARLPRAELNLDHVVPRSRGGATSWDNVVCSCVPCNLRKGGRTPEEAHMRLLRHPARPRWTPIFRSAARRAFYREWRPFLSLADAAYWNAELLAH
- a CDS encoding YraN family protein, producing MTARPRGAAPAERGARGREAEALAAAFLEGQGYRVLARNHATRRGEVDLVCREGATLCFVEVRSRTRGDYGPPEESVTVAKARRVVGAATDWALRHGGLSQPMRFDVVAVDLSGPAPRCTLFRGAFDADGRWT
- the rsmI gene encoding 16S rRNA (cytidine(1402)-2'-O)-methyltransferase → MSEPSAGRGTLYVVATPIGNLGDLTPRAAEVLRRVRAVAAEDTRRTLQLFAHLGAPAPQLLALPAFDERGRLGPVLARLAAGEEVALCTDAGTPGVSDPGQQLVAAAWEAGARVVPLPGPCAAVTALVASGLPSDRFFVQGFLPRKGGGRAEALALLRQLPATLVIYEAGNRTPETLSDLAAALGDRPAAVARELTKLHEELARGTLRELAERFAAGARGEVTLVVAGAAQGTPAEEPAPEPLEDALRRRMAAGEAPSAIAREVAKARGLKRADVYAALERLKGR
- a CDS encoding P-loop NTPase, with product MADARPLQLVPADPPGPRRPAVRALRRPARVVSVGGGKGGIGKSLVAANLAIALARRGERVVLVDADLAGANLHTCLGLELPRRGLADVMERRAELAEVAVPTGVENLGLVAGAMDHPDAANPKLSQKARLVKQLQALDADRVVIDLGAGTHLHVLDLFLVSEHGLLVLVPEPSAVENVYRFVKAAFWRRVRHAVSAHGCEAQLRAVIGAGTFRSPAEILGALSARHPQSGAVLARELAAFRPRLVVNQARTPQDEQVGQAVVGAWRKFFGLRMDYLGHVPHDSEMWRAMRARRPLLVHAPEAAAAQSFAQLAEGLAALETAEIASGRAT
- a CDS encoding transglycosylase SLT domain-containing protein is translated as MTTLVLSLLLATTANPTATATATPTATATPTATATATATPTATVATTNAAAVPKAASTPAAVGPAPFTEADAAPLFAAGPLAKARADLDAGRFDAAAKGFERATAPEARYLRAAALVQGHRGAEALKALDGLEEKLPEVADRVAFWRARAREAAGAPRAAAADYAAVGEGSLLWAEAQLARARALHAAGDRAAALDALAPILSLPAPDEVTKGDFAAEALLLDGRLRAAGKTSAELAWARRAYVDCWAGHPLAGEAATCLAELRRLPKPAGAPPATEDALRRAEALLDANRNAPALAELQKLVPGLPGPGPGEPVACRARFALGKAYRKERQHTKAIEILKPVVERCEDPQLRVRAVYVLASAASIAAPEEGVTWYRVLARDYPAHPFADDALFYAADLLARAGHTDEALAALADLSERYPKGDFRAEALFRIAWIERQAGHAAGALASLARIERDYEASDPYEHARAVYWRARLLWDRAADGDREAALEAWRALAGRYPADYYGLLARARVEEAKPGSAPPWVRVEAAAEEGLRYQPGPLARDRHFRAGVLLLRLGLSRAAAEELGAVDRKALSQGEPLLLVAELLDRAGDHKASHHLIRSLGRAALRQKPEGAALRVWRVAYPPAYRQEVERWAPPNGVPPDLLLALMREESGLDPTVISGAGAVGLTQLMLPTAQGVAKRLKLGRVRQADLMRPPLAIRIGATYFGGLLRRYDGSEALALAAYNVGDGPVKRWLEQRGTLPLDAFVEEIPVQETRGYVKRVLRSYAAYRFLYGGRDGKPVHLAQPLPKLAQGSP
- a CDS encoding sigma-54-dependent transcriptional regulator, whose product is MPHVLIVDDELNIRRVLAAMLKREGYEVTTAADGEQALAVLQKTPVHVVVTDLVMPRMSGLVLLERAQAEFPDVPVIMITAHGTVDSAVQALKAGAFDYITKPFEQEELKKVIAKAARAHELERQNVHAAAAPLVGASPSMRQVYEIVAKVADSPSTVLITGESGTGKELVAREIHRRSSRRDKPLIKVNCAAIPKDLVESELFGYEKGAFTGAVGSKPGRFELADGGTLFLDEIGEIPVEMQVKLLRALQESEFERVGGIRTLKVDVRLIAATNRDLKALIADGRFREDLYYRLAVVPVGLPPLRDRKDDIPLLVEHFIAKYDQRLGKKVERVDDEALQTLLAYGWPGNIRELENLMERSVLFADGPVIEGASLPDALRERTPGAATPIAAVGPLGAIAAPSGASMKEIVRQAQAELEKELIGRALEETGGNVTRAAKRLQISRKSLQVKMKELGLRGGEGEE
- a CDS encoding GAF domain-containing sensor histidine kinase, giving the protein MDIRTQASLLAAIVTLALAGAALLRDNRPRVFTLFALFAANLGLYSLADFFHRWPGAELGYDGWERVAVVMGALLPTTGLAFFLEFLGVARRPARRARNAMLAGSVSGLVVAASPLVHVAVAKLAVTLYVVGGMMAVLTVLWNRLHGAPTRVERARLLYLFIGACVAVALSTLDVLPRFGLPYPLEGLGAITLTVFMFFLSQTLLRHRLLDLHEFLGKIVVVTALGLVLVAIYGGLVSWVGNRPELFYFNTLVASFVILSLFEPLREKVEEWVIVTLFRERYELVRHLEQLRDRIATVIDPPRLATVLLDGLAETRRVTHASLWLFAEDRPGFRLLDSRGPPPAPFLEPAVARALLGAAGSGQKAILLENIERRLAELRAYLPPGPTDAEGRGAPAAVAEELKRLGDAKGAMATMRAGIAMPLTASDRVVGFLACWDERVPEAFASNEIAALIEVSDRAALVIENSKLYQQMKERDRLAALGEMAAGLAHEIRNPLAAIQGAIQLLLPQGAPRPGEPLAEGASEFLGIIADEVKRLNAVVTQFLDYSRPARAALAPGDVNEVLGRTLALLQADLPPAVKLAVELAPELPRVSCDPEQLRQVFLNLALNAVQAMPHGGELRISTRLARDEVALWRDTPRRSDLVEVRFRDTGPGIPEEARDHIFVPFYTTKEKGTGLGLAICQRIVKSHGGTIGVRSAAGEGAEFVIALPALWEGRPEKTEPSTSTPAPKPERRVRRRRRRRPAPKSV